The Porites lutea chromosome 11, jaPorLute2.1, whole genome shotgun sequence genome includes a region encoding these proteins:
- the LOC140951407 gene encoding protein phosphatase EYA1-like isoform X5 translates to MATDPVQSESSSVLETVPAKRARQENSDDEKESDDSSQSGSPTHHPVNGPQRESKPSSGMTSVITCHESEKNDSSWDGSESTIAVTSADLGVGGPNVVAPVSTVALSYPASDGSTTMTNLDGCGFGNQTIVTGVTDSSGQYQQLQGQYTANTAGYYGQRPYPHIVPAPQQGMQQYKTTGGVIQGTGIAQVAGYVYPQTGPQPGYPMAVQTVRYPAVNPAAAKTAADNRNVSQGESHVGNIPDISTLRQPANPAYGNPYGTVVTYPAIIQTGQAVYSNPYQAPYGTTYVVSTGTPTTSTTAYSVQQSDQQGSFQYGYRTNPQTYPYNYLNTPPPAYSPSQYITQINNTAPPNAVAGQTSTYQLTQLVSGQANQAVTTNGERNHSASTGNASIQYSPNLPSTPSPPHSPVTGTENSLTSVALVSANVGMPGQDGVGGVQTLVDSGTTSPGMLVQGGNRGRGRGGRGGRGRGGGRGRRSTSGPPPEIDHNIERIFIWDLDETIIIFHSLLTGTFASKFGKDAPNSVSLGLRMEEMIFNLADTHLFFNDLEDCDQVHIEDVAADDNGLDLRTSLHVCSTYNFEGDGFHAAATSANLCLATGVRGGVDWMRKLAYRYRRIKEIYNSYRNNVGGLLGPAKRETWLQLRMELEAITDSWLTLALKALTLIHSRSNCLNIMVTTTQLVPALAKCLLYGLGGIFPLENIYSATKVGKETCFERISNRFGKKCTYVVVGDGRDEEMASKQMGFPFWRIGTHSDLINLHHALDLGHL, encoded by the exons ATGGCAACAGATCCAGTGCAGTCAGAATCTAGCAGTGTCCTAGAAACAGTGCCA GCAAAAAGAGCCAGGCAAGAGAACAGTGATGATGAGAAGGAGAG TGATGATTCAAGCCAAAGCGGATCTCCAACTCATCATCCAGTAAATGGCCCACAGAGGGAAAGCAAACCGTCTTCTGGGATGACGAGTGTCATTACATGCCATGAATCAGAGAAGAATGACTCCTCATGGGATGGAAGTGAATCTACCATTGCCGTGACCAGTGCTGATCTCGGAGTTGGAGGACCAAATGTTGTAGCACCAGTATCCACGGTAGCACTAAGCTATCCCGCATCAGACGGGTCAACCACCATGACAAACTTAGATGGGTGTGGCTTTGGAAATCAAACCATTGTGACTGGAGTAACGGACAGCTCTGGTCAGTACCAGCAGCTTCAAGGACAGTACACTGCCAATACTGCTGGCTACTATGGCCAGCGTCCTTATCCTCATATTGTTCCTGCCCCTCAGCAGGGGATGCAGCAGTATAAGACAACTGGCGGTGTTATTCAGGGCACTGGAATTGCCCAGGTTGCTGGGTATGTGTACCCGCAAACTGGACCCCAACCAGGATACCCCATGGCTGTACAGACTGTGCGATATCCAGCTGTGAATCCGGCTGCTGCAAAAACAGCAGCTGACAATAGGAATGTTTCCCAAGGGGAAAGCCATGTAGGCAACATTCCAGACATATCGACGCTTCGACAACCGGCAAATCCAGCTTATGGCAATCCTTATGGAACCGTTGTTACATACCCTGCTATTATCCAGACTGGACAAGCAGTATATAGTAATCCATATCAAGCACCTTACGGGACAACATACGTAGTATCCACAGGAACCCCAACTACTAGCACCACTGCATATTCTGTTCAACAGTCAGACCAGCAGGGTTCATTTCAGTATGGATACCGTACTAATCCACAAACTTATCCATACAACTATCTCAACACTCCACCACCAGCATATTCGCCATCCCAATATATCACACAGATAAACAATACAGCACCTCCCAATGCCGTGGCTGGTCAGACCAGTACCTACCAACTCACACAGCTTGTATCAGGACAGGCAAATCAAGCTGTAACCACTAATGGAGAAAGAAACCATTCTGCAAGCACAG GCAATGCCTCCATTCAGTATTCGCCCAACCTTCCATCGACCCCTAGCCCTCCTCACTCACCGGTGACAGGAACAGAGAACTCTCTCACCAGTGTGGCATTAGTGTCTGCAAATGTCGGAATGCCTGGACAAGATGGAGTAGGTGGGGTGCAAACCCTTGTTGATTCAGGGACAACCTCACCAGGGATGTTAGTTCAGGGAGGGAATAGAGGGCGTGGTCGTGGAGGAAGAGGTGGAAGAGGCCGTGGAGGGGGCAGGGGAAGAAGATCAACTTCTGGACCACCACCTGAGATTGACCATAACATTGAG CGTATTTTTATTTGGGATCTTGATGAAACCATTATCATTTTCCATTCACTGTTAACTGGGACCTTTGCTTCCAAATTTGGCAAG GATGCACCTAACTCAGTGTCTTTAGGACTTCGCATGGAAGAAATGATTTTCAATTTAGCAGATactcatttattttttaatgatttaGAG GACTGTGATCAAGTTCATATCGAGGATGTTGCTGCAGATGATAACGGATTAGATctaag AACCTCTTTGCATGTGTGCAGTACCTACAATTTTGAGGGAGATGGATTCCATGCTGCCGCGACATCAGCTAACCTGTGCCTGGCAACTGGCGTCCGAGGCGGAGTGGACTGGATGAGGAAACTAGCTTACAGATACAGGCGGATAAAGGAGATCTACAACAGTTACAGGAATAATGTGGGAG GTCTTCTTGGTCCAGCCAAAAGAGAAACGTGGCTGCAGTTACGAATGGAATTGGAGGCAATTACAGATTCGTGGTTGACGCTTGCTTTGAAAGCATTAACACTCATACATTCCAG GTCGAATTGTCTTAATATAATGGTGACCACAACACAGCTTGTTCCTGCACTTGCAAAGTGTCTTCTCTATGGACTTGGTGGGATTTTTCCACTGGAAAATATTTATAGTGCTACAAAAGTTG GAAAAGAAACCTGCTTTGAAAGAATCTCAAATCGTTTCGGAAAGAAGTGTACCTATGTAGTCGTAGGCGACGGACGGGATGAAGAAATGGCAAGCAAGCAG ATGGGATTCCCTTTTTGGAGGATAGGAACCCACAGCGATTTGATCAATCTGCACCACGCGTTGGACCTGGGACATCTCTAG
- the LOC140951407 gene encoding protein phosphatase EYA1-like isoform X4, producing the protein MATDPVQSESSSVLETVPAKRARQENSDDEKESSDDSSQSGSPTHHPVNGPQRESKPSSGMTSVITCHESEKNDSSWDGSESTIAVTSADLGVGGPNVVAPVSTVALSYPASDGSTTMTNLDGCGFGNQTIVTGVTDSSGQYQQLQGQYTANTAGYYGQRPYPHIVPAPQQGMQQYKTTGGVIQGTGIAQVAGYVYPQTGPQPGYPMAVQTVRYPAVNPAAAKTAADNRNVSQGESHVGNIPDISTLRQPANPAYGNPYGTVVTYPAIIQTGQAVYSNPYQAPYGTTYVVSTGTPTTSTTAYSVQQSDQQGSFQYGYRTNPQTYPYNYLNTPPPAYSPSQYITQINNTAPPNAVAGQTSTYQLTQLVSGQANQAVTTNGERNHSASTGNASIQYSPNLPSTPSPPHSPVTGTENSLTSVALVSANVGMPGQDGVGGVQTLVDSGTTSPGMLVQGGNRGRGRGGRGGRGRGGGRGRRSTSGPPPEIDHNIERIFIWDLDETIIIFHSLLTGTFASKFGKDAPNSVSLGLRMEEMIFNLADTHLFFNDLEDCDQVHIEDVAADDNGLDLRTSLHVCSTYNFEGDGFHAAATSANLCLATGVRGGVDWMRKLAYRYRRIKEIYNSYRNNVGGLLGPAKRETWLQLRMELEAITDSWLTLALKALTLIHSRSNCLNIMVTTTQLVPALAKCLLYGLGGIFPLENIYSATKVGKETCFERISNRFGKKCTYVVVGDGRDEEMASKQMGFPFWRIGTHSDLINLHHALDLGHL; encoded by the exons ATGGCAACAGATCCAGTGCAGTCAGAATCTAGCAGTGTCCTAGAAACAGTGCCA GCAAAAAGAGCCAGGCAAGAGAACAGTGATGATGAGAAGGAGAG CAGTGATGATTCAAGCCAAAGCGGATCTCCAACTCATCATCCAGTAAATGGCCCACAGAGGGAAAGCAAACCGTCTTCTGGGATGACGAGTGTCATTACATGCCATGAATCAGAGAAGAATGACTCCTCATGGGATGGAAGTGAATCTACCATTGCCGTGACCAGTGCTGATCTCGGAGTTGGAGGACCAAATGTTGTAGCACCAGTATCCACGGTAGCACTAAGCTATCCCGCATCAGACGGGTCAACCACCATGACAAACTTAGATGGGTGTGGCTTTGGAAATCAAACCATTGTGACTGGAGTAACGGACAGCTCTGGTCAGTACCAGCAGCTTCAAGGACAGTACACTGCCAATACTGCTGGCTACTATGGCCAGCGTCCTTATCCTCATATTGTTCCTGCCCCTCAGCAGGGGATGCAGCAGTATAAGACAACTGGCGGTGTTATTCAGGGCACTGGAATTGCCCAGGTTGCTGGGTATGTGTACCCGCAAACTGGACCCCAACCAGGATACCCCATGGCTGTACAGACTGTGCGATATCCAGCTGTGAATCCGGCTGCTGCAAAAACAGCAGCTGACAATAGGAATGTTTCCCAAGGGGAAAGCCATGTAGGCAACATTCCAGACATATCGACGCTTCGACAACCGGCAAATCCAGCTTATGGCAATCCTTATGGAACCGTTGTTACATACCCTGCTATTATCCAGACTGGACAAGCAGTATATAGTAATCCATATCAAGCACCTTACGGGACAACATACGTAGTATCCACAGGAACCCCAACTACTAGCACCACTGCATATTCTGTTCAACAGTCAGACCAGCAGGGTTCATTTCAGTATGGATACCGTACTAATCCACAAACTTATCCATACAACTATCTCAACACTCCACCACCAGCATATTCGCCATCCCAATATATCACACAGATAAACAATACAGCACCTCCCAATGCCGTGGCTGGTCAGACCAGTACCTACCAACTCACACAGCTTGTATCAGGACAGGCAAATCAAGCTGTAACCACTAATGGAGAAAGAAACCATTCTGCAAGCACAG GCAATGCCTCCATTCAGTATTCGCCCAACCTTCCATCGACCCCTAGCCCTCCTCACTCACCGGTGACAGGAACAGAGAACTCTCTCACCAGTGTGGCATTAGTGTCTGCAAATGTCGGAATGCCTGGACAAGATGGAGTAGGTGGGGTGCAAACCCTTGTTGATTCAGGGACAACCTCACCAGGGATGTTAGTTCAGGGAGGGAATAGAGGGCGTGGTCGTGGAGGAAGAGGTGGAAGAGGCCGTGGAGGGGGCAGGGGAAGAAGATCAACTTCTGGACCACCACCTGAGATTGACCATAACATTGAG CGTATTTTTATTTGGGATCTTGATGAAACCATTATCATTTTCCATTCACTGTTAACTGGGACCTTTGCTTCCAAATTTGGCAAG GATGCACCTAACTCAGTGTCTTTAGGACTTCGCATGGAAGAAATGATTTTCAATTTAGCAGATactcatttattttttaatgatttaGAG GACTGTGATCAAGTTCATATCGAGGATGTTGCTGCAGATGATAACGGATTAGATctaag AACCTCTTTGCATGTGTGCAGTACCTACAATTTTGAGGGAGATGGATTCCATGCTGCCGCGACATCAGCTAACCTGTGCCTGGCAACTGGCGTCCGAGGCGGAGTGGACTGGATGAGGAAACTAGCTTACAGATACAGGCGGATAAAGGAGATCTACAACAGTTACAGGAATAATGTGGGAG GTCTTCTTGGTCCAGCCAAAAGAGAAACGTGGCTGCAGTTACGAATGGAATTGGAGGCAATTACAGATTCGTGGTTGACGCTTGCTTTGAAAGCATTAACACTCATACATTCCAG GTCGAATTGTCTTAATATAATGGTGACCACAACACAGCTTGTTCCTGCACTTGCAAAGTGTCTTCTCTATGGACTTGGTGGGATTTTTCCACTGGAAAATATTTATAGTGCTACAAAAGTTG GAAAAGAAACCTGCTTTGAAAGAATCTCAAATCGTTTCGGAAAGAAGTGTACCTATGTAGTCGTAGGCGACGGACGGGATGAAGAAATGGCAAGCAAGCAG ATGGGATTCCCTTTTTGGAGGATAGGAACCCACAGCGATTTGATCAATCTGCACCACGCGTTGGACCTGGGACATCTCTAG
- the LOC140951407 gene encoding protein phosphatase EYA1-like isoform X2, producing the protein MFLCGSRFYPIMRHKVMATDPVQSESSSVLETVPAKRARQENSDDEKESDDSSQSGSPTHHPVNGPQRESKPSSGMTSVITCHESEKNDSSWDGSESTIAVTSADLGVGGPNVVAPVSTVALSYPASDGSTTMTNLDGCGFGNQTIVTGVTDSSGQYQQLQGQYTANTAGYYGQRPYPHIVPAPQQGMQQYKTTGGVIQGTGIAQVAGYVYPQTGPQPGYPMAVQTVRYPAVNPAAAKTAADNRNVSQGESHVGNIPDISTLRQPANPAYGNPYGTVVTYPAIIQTGQAVYSNPYQAPYGTTYVVSTGTPTTSTTAYSVQQSDQQGSFQYGYRTNPQTYPYNYLNTPPPAYSPSQYITQINNTAPPNAVAGQTSTYQLTQLVSGQANQAVTTNGERNHSASTGNASIQYSPNLPSTPSPPHSPVTGTENSLTSVALVSANVGMPGQDGVGGVQTLVDSGTTSPGMLVQGGNRGRGRGGRGGRGRGGGRGRRSTSGPPPEIDHNIERIFIWDLDETIIIFHSLLTGTFASKFGKDAPNSVSLGLRMEEMIFNLADTHLFFNDLEDCDQVHIEDVAADDNGLDLRTSLHVCSTYNFEGDGFHAAATSANLCLATGVRGGVDWMRKLAYRYRRIKEIYNSYRNNVGGLLGPAKRETWLQLRMELEAITDSWLTLALKALTLIHSRSNCLNIMVTTTQLVPALAKCLLYGLGGIFPLENIYSATKVGKETCFERISNRFGKKCTYVVVGDGRDEEMASKQMGFPFWRIGTHSDLINLHHALDLGHL; encoded by the exons ATGTTTCTTTGTGGTTCTAGATTTTACCCCATCATGAGGCACAAg GTGATGGCAACAGATCCAGTGCAGTCAGAATCTAGCAGTGTCCTAGAAACAGTGCCA GCAAAAAGAGCCAGGCAAGAGAACAGTGATGATGAGAAGGAGAG TGATGATTCAAGCCAAAGCGGATCTCCAACTCATCATCCAGTAAATGGCCCACAGAGGGAAAGCAAACCGTCTTCTGGGATGACGAGTGTCATTACATGCCATGAATCAGAGAAGAATGACTCCTCATGGGATGGAAGTGAATCTACCATTGCCGTGACCAGTGCTGATCTCGGAGTTGGAGGACCAAATGTTGTAGCACCAGTATCCACGGTAGCACTAAGCTATCCCGCATCAGACGGGTCAACCACCATGACAAACTTAGATGGGTGTGGCTTTGGAAATCAAACCATTGTGACTGGAGTAACGGACAGCTCTGGTCAGTACCAGCAGCTTCAAGGACAGTACACTGCCAATACTGCTGGCTACTATGGCCAGCGTCCTTATCCTCATATTGTTCCTGCCCCTCAGCAGGGGATGCAGCAGTATAAGACAACTGGCGGTGTTATTCAGGGCACTGGAATTGCCCAGGTTGCTGGGTATGTGTACCCGCAAACTGGACCCCAACCAGGATACCCCATGGCTGTACAGACTGTGCGATATCCAGCTGTGAATCCGGCTGCTGCAAAAACAGCAGCTGACAATAGGAATGTTTCCCAAGGGGAAAGCCATGTAGGCAACATTCCAGACATATCGACGCTTCGACAACCGGCAAATCCAGCTTATGGCAATCCTTATGGAACCGTTGTTACATACCCTGCTATTATCCAGACTGGACAAGCAGTATATAGTAATCCATATCAAGCACCTTACGGGACAACATACGTAGTATCCACAGGAACCCCAACTACTAGCACCACTGCATATTCTGTTCAACAGTCAGACCAGCAGGGTTCATTTCAGTATGGATACCGTACTAATCCACAAACTTATCCATACAACTATCTCAACACTCCACCACCAGCATATTCGCCATCCCAATATATCACACAGATAAACAATACAGCACCTCCCAATGCCGTGGCTGGTCAGACCAGTACCTACCAACTCACACAGCTTGTATCAGGACAGGCAAATCAAGCTGTAACCACTAATGGAGAAAGAAACCATTCTGCAAGCACAG GCAATGCCTCCATTCAGTATTCGCCCAACCTTCCATCGACCCCTAGCCCTCCTCACTCACCGGTGACAGGAACAGAGAACTCTCTCACCAGTGTGGCATTAGTGTCTGCAAATGTCGGAATGCCTGGACAAGATGGAGTAGGTGGGGTGCAAACCCTTGTTGATTCAGGGACAACCTCACCAGGGATGTTAGTTCAGGGAGGGAATAGAGGGCGTGGTCGTGGAGGAAGAGGTGGAAGAGGCCGTGGAGGGGGCAGGGGAAGAAGATCAACTTCTGGACCACCACCTGAGATTGACCATAACATTGAG CGTATTTTTATTTGGGATCTTGATGAAACCATTATCATTTTCCATTCACTGTTAACTGGGACCTTTGCTTCCAAATTTGGCAAG GATGCACCTAACTCAGTGTCTTTAGGACTTCGCATGGAAGAAATGATTTTCAATTTAGCAGATactcatttattttttaatgatttaGAG GACTGTGATCAAGTTCATATCGAGGATGTTGCTGCAGATGATAACGGATTAGATctaag AACCTCTTTGCATGTGTGCAGTACCTACAATTTTGAGGGAGATGGATTCCATGCTGCCGCGACATCAGCTAACCTGTGCCTGGCAACTGGCGTCCGAGGCGGAGTGGACTGGATGAGGAAACTAGCTTACAGATACAGGCGGATAAAGGAGATCTACAACAGTTACAGGAATAATGTGGGAG GTCTTCTTGGTCCAGCCAAAAGAGAAACGTGGCTGCAGTTACGAATGGAATTGGAGGCAATTACAGATTCGTGGTTGACGCTTGCTTTGAAAGCATTAACACTCATACATTCCAG GTCGAATTGTCTTAATATAATGGTGACCACAACACAGCTTGTTCCTGCACTTGCAAAGTGTCTTCTCTATGGACTTGGTGGGATTTTTCCACTGGAAAATATTTATAGTGCTACAAAAGTTG GAAAAGAAACCTGCTTTGAAAGAATCTCAAATCGTTTCGGAAAGAAGTGTACCTATGTAGTCGTAGGCGACGGACGGGATGAAGAAATGGCAAGCAAGCAG ATGGGATTCCCTTTTTGGAGGATAGGAACCCACAGCGATTTGATCAATCTGCACCACGCGTTGGACCTGGGACATCTCTAG
- the LOC140951407 gene encoding protein phosphatase EYA1-like isoform X1 has protein sequence MFLCGSRFYPIMRHKVMATDPVQSESSSVLETVPAKRARQENSDDEKESSDDSSQSGSPTHHPVNGPQRESKPSSGMTSVITCHESEKNDSSWDGSESTIAVTSADLGVGGPNVVAPVSTVALSYPASDGSTTMTNLDGCGFGNQTIVTGVTDSSGQYQQLQGQYTANTAGYYGQRPYPHIVPAPQQGMQQYKTTGGVIQGTGIAQVAGYVYPQTGPQPGYPMAVQTVRYPAVNPAAAKTAADNRNVSQGESHVGNIPDISTLRQPANPAYGNPYGTVVTYPAIIQTGQAVYSNPYQAPYGTTYVVSTGTPTTSTTAYSVQQSDQQGSFQYGYRTNPQTYPYNYLNTPPPAYSPSQYITQINNTAPPNAVAGQTSTYQLTQLVSGQANQAVTTNGERNHSASTGNASIQYSPNLPSTPSPPHSPVTGTENSLTSVALVSANVGMPGQDGVGGVQTLVDSGTTSPGMLVQGGNRGRGRGGRGGRGRGGGRGRRSTSGPPPEIDHNIERIFIWDLDETIIIFHSLLTGTFASKFGKDAPNSVSLGLRMEEMIFNLADTHLFFNDLEDCDQVHIEDVAADDNGLDLRTSLHVCSTYNFEGDGFHAAATSANLCLATGVRGGVDWMRKLAYRYRRIKEIYNSYRNNVGGLLGPAKRETWLQLRMELEAITDSWLTLALKALTLIHSRSNCLNIMVTTTQLVPALAKCLLYGLGGIFPLENIYSATKVGKETCFERISNRFGKKCTYVVVGDGRDEEMASKQMGFPFWRIGTHSDLINLHHALDLGHL, from the exons ATGTTTCTTTGTGGTTCTAGATTTTACCCCATCATGAGGCACAAg GTGATGGCAACAGATCCAGTGCAGTCAGAATCTAGCAGTGTCCTAGAAACAGTGCCA GCAAAAAGAGCCAGGCAAGAGAACAGTGATGATGAGAAGGAGAG CAGTGATGATTCAAGCCAAAGCGGATCTCCAACTCATCATCCAGTAAATGGCCCACAGAGGGAAAGCAAACCGTCTTCTGGGATGACGAGTGTCATTACATGCCATGAATCAGAGAAGAATGACTCCTCATGGGATGGAAGTGAATCTACCATTGCCGTGACCAGTGCTGATCTCGGAGTTGGAGGACCAAATGTTGTAGCACCAGTATCCACGGTAGCACTAAGCTATCCCGCATCAGACGGGTCAACCACCATGACAAACTTAGATGGGTGTGGCTTTGGAAATCAAACCATTGTGACTGGAGTAACGGACAGCTCTGGTCAGTACCAGCAGCTTCAAGGACAGTACACTGCCAATACTGCTGGCTACTATGGCCAGCGTCCTTATCCTCATATTGTTCCTGCCCCTCAGCAGGGGATGCAGCAGTATAAGACAACTGGCGGTGTTATTCAGGGCACTGGAATTGCCCAGGTTGCTGGGTATGTGTACCCGCAAACTGGACCCCAACCAGGATACCCCATGGCTGTACAGACTGTGCGATATCCAGCTGTGAATCCGGCTGCTGCAAAAACAGCAGCTGACAATAGGAATGTTTCCCAAGGGGAAAGCCATGTAGGCAACATTCCAGACATATCGACGCTTCGACAACCGGCAAATCCAGCTTATGGCAATCCTTATGGAACCGTTGTTACATACCCTGCTATTATCCAGACTGGACAAGCAGTATATAGTAATCCATATCAAGCACCTTACGGGACAACATACGTAGTATCCACAGGAACCCCAACTACTAGCACCACTGCATATTCTGTTCAACAGTCAGACCAGCAGGGTTCATTTCAGTATGGATACCGTACTAATCCACAAACTTATCCATACAACTATCTCAACACTCCACCACCAGCATATTCGCCATCCCAATATATCACACAGATAAACAATACAGCACCTCCCAATGCCGTGGCTGGTCAGACCAGTACCTACCAACTCACACAGCTTGTATCAGGACAGGCAAATCAAGCTGTAACCACTAATGGAGAAAGAAACCATTCTGCAAGCACAG GCAATGCCTCCATTCAGTATTCGCCCAACCTTCCATCGACCCCTAGCCCTCCTCACTCACCGGTGACAGGAACAGAGAACTCTCTCACCAGTGTGGCATTAGTGTCTGCAAATGTCGGAATGCCTGGACAAGATGGAGTAGGTGGGGTGCAAACCCTTGTTGATTCAGGGACAACCTCACCAGGGATGTTAGTTCAGGGAGGGAATAGAGGGCGTGGTCGTGGAGGAAGAGGTGGAAGAGGCCGTGGAGGGGGCAGGGGAAGAAGATCAACTTCTGGACCACCACCTGAGATTGACCATAACATTGAG CGTATTTTTATTTGGGATCTTGATGAAACCATTATCATTTTCCATTCACTGTTAACTGGGACCTTTGCTTCCAAATTTGGCAAG GATGCACCTAACTCAGTGTCTTTAGGACTTCGCATGGAAGAAATGATTTTCAATTTAGCAGATactcatttattttttaatgatttaGAG GACTGTGATCAAGTTCATATCGAGGATGTTGCTGCAGATGATAACGGATTAGATctaag AACCTCTTTGCATGTGTGCAGTACCTACAATTTTGAGGGAGATGGATTCCATGCTGCCGCGACATCAGCTAACCTGTGCCTGGCAACTGGCGTCCGAGGCGGAGTGGACTGGATGAGGAAACTAGCTTACAGATACAGGCGGATAAAGGAGATCTACAACAGTTACAGGAATAATGTGGGAG GTCTTCTTGGTCCAGCCAAAAGAGAAACGTGGCTGCAGTTACGAATGGAATTGGAGGCAATTACAGATTCGTGGTTGACGCTTGCTTTGAAAGCATTAACACTCATACATTCCAG GTCGAATTGTCTTAATATAATGGTGACCACAACACAGCTTGTTCCTGCACTTGCAAAGTGTCTTCTCTATGGACTTGGTGGGATTTTTCCACTGGAAAATATTTATAGTGCTACAAAAGTTG GAAAAGAAACCTGCTTTGAAAGAATCTCAAATCGTTTCGGAAAGAAGTGTACCTATGTAGTCGTAGGCGACGGACGGGATGAAGAAATGGCAAGCAAGCAG ATGGGATTCCCTTTTTGGAGGATAGGAACCCACAGCGATTTGATCAATCTGCACCACGCGTTGGACCTGGGACATCTCTAG